One Bradyrhizobium sp. ISRA464 genomic window carries:
- a CDS encoding HD domain-containing phosphohydrolase: MLTQALLVDDSRSVLDFLKRHIEADGMVQATAFLDPLEAIACARERDFDIVLVDYEMPKLDGISFIRALRVLPKFADIPVVMITSEQTDKVKMQALQAGATDFLPKRPQSVEMNVRLRNLIRLGFAVRKLNDRAADLASEVAAATQKLQEREEEIILRLALAVEYRDNDTGEHTLRVAKYSRIIAEQLGLPPRMCRDIYLAAPLHDVGKVAIPDSVLLKAGRLNEDEMAVIRTHAIIGGRILADSGCELIQLGAAIAAAHHERWDGAGYPRGLKHAEIPIAARVVAVADVFDALTTKRPYKQPMPLPAARDYLIENKGRQFDPACVEAFLSRWDAVVAIARRHNRTPIQKANQSAHSSAAEREVDGAEEGRLLTACPAACAQGDFVRRPTT; encoded by the coding sequence ATGCTGACTCAAGCGCTTCTGGTTGATGACAGCCGTTCCGTCCTCGATTTTCTGAAACGACACATCGAAGCCGACGGTATGGTGCAGGCGACGGCGTTCTTAGACCCGCTGGAGGCAATCGCCTGCGCACGCGAGCGGGATTTCGACATCGTGCTCGTCGACTACGAGATGCCGAAGCTGGACGGCATCAGCTTCATCCGTGCGCTTCGCGTATTGCCGAAATTTGCCGACATCCCGGTCGTGATGATCACCTCGGAGCAGACGGACAAGGTCAAAATGCAGGCCCTGCAGGCCGGGGCCACAGATTTCTTGCCGAAACGGCCGCAGAGCGTGGAGATGAACGTCCGCCTCCGCAACCTCATCAGGCTCGGCTTTGCCGTGAGAAAGCTCAACGACCGCGCCGCCGACCTCGCTAGTGAAGTTGCCGCCGCCACGCAGAAGCTGCAGGAGCGCGAGGAAGAAATCATCCTTCGGCTCGCGCTCGCAGTCGAATACCGCGACAACGATACCGGCGAGCACACGCTGCGCGTCGCCAAATACAGCCGCATCATCGCTGAACAGCTCGGGCTGCCGCCCCGGATGTGCCGCGACATTTATCTGGCAGCGCCGCTGCACGACGTCGGCAAGGTCGCCATCCCCGACAGCGTTCTGCTGAAGGCCGGACGGCTGAACGAAGACGAGATGGCCGTTATCCGAACGCACGCGATAATCGGCGGACGGATATTGGCGGACAGCGGCTGCGAGTTGATCCAGCTCGGCGCAGCTATCGCGGCGGCTCATCACGAGCGATGGGATGGTGCCGGCTACCCCCGCGGCCTGAAGCATGCGGAAATTCCGATCGCGGCCCGGGTGGTTGCGGTCGCAGACGTCTTTGATGCACTGACGACCAAGCGGCCCTATAAGCAGCCAATGCCGCTGCCGGCGGCTCGCGATTACCTCATCGAAAATAAGGGGCGGCAATTTGACCCGGCTTGCGTCGAGGCTTTCTTGTCGCGCTGGGACGCAGTGGTGGCGATCGCCAGACGGCATAACCGGACGCCGATCCAGAAAGCGAATCAATCGGCGCATTCGTCAGCGGCCGAGCGGGAGGTCGATGGCGCGGAGGAAGGGCGTTTGCTGACGGCTTGCCCAGCGGCTTGCGCGCAGGGCGATTTCGTTCGACGACCCACTACCTGA
- a CDS encoding aldolase/citrate lyase family protein codes for MRINAREADGMLDLAAAMRARPDVIAYPMSESAAQMHALHAAITHWEAALDIAENSTEILPVCETALGVVDVRAIAAGSPRIRCALLGAEDLANDLCAERGTDAVELRPCAQTLCSGNPCGRD; via the coding sequence ATACGCATCAATGCCCGGGAAGCAGATGGCATGCTTGACCTGGCAGCGGCGATGAGGGCGCGGCCCGATGTCATCGCTTACCCGATGAGTGAAAGCGCGGCGCAGATGCATGCGTTGCATGCGGCGATAACGCATTGGGAAGCCGCACTCGATATCGCAGAGAACAGCACCGAAATACTGCCGGTGTGTGAAACCGCACTGGGCGTTGTCGATGTCCGCGCGATCGCCGCGGGAAGTCCGCGTATTCGCTGTGCCTTGCTGGGAGCCGAGGACCTGGCCAACGATCTTTGTGCGGAACGCGGCACCGATGCCGTAGAGCTAAGACCATGCGCGCAGACGCTTTGTTCTGGAAACCCGTGCGGCCGGGATTGA